The Halioglobus maricola genome segment ATTGCGCTCTTAACTTGCCCGACTTTTTTGCCGGTGCAATAGACCTCTGCAAGGCGAATATGCCATTTTTCCATTGGCGCTTTCTTGGCCGGCTTTATATTTGCCACCAGTGACTCGCTGCTAATGTCGCCCTGTATTGAGTCGGCGTAGCGGTTTACCGCACCTTCGAGGTTTTTCCGCACGACCTGATATATCTCCGGCTGCGCCGGAAAATACATGGGATTGAGCAACTCCCATATGGGACGTAAATGCAAAAGTACGGGGGGGTGCGAGTCGCCGGCCATATAACCGTCCTGGTTCCAGGATCCGTTGCCGCCCACCGCGATGAATTCAATTTCCTCGTTCTCGGAAGTTCCAGACTTTCCGTTCATGTCACTCAAAGCCACACTGAAGTTACCGCTCCCTGTATTGAGGCCTTTTTCTCCAGCTACCTTGCTCGATTCAGTGAGAGTCTGGGAATAGCTTTCGCTCGTCATATTTTTGGTGAGTTTGGCTGAGGCACCATAGGTAACGGCGTAGGGATAATGCGTGCCGAACTTATCAATCAGAGCCTGATAACGGAAGTTAGTGCGGGCGTCATCAACAGCGTCTATGAAATCCTCAGATAAGCTGGTGTAGGCGTAGTCGAGGATCAATGTGTACTTTTTAGTGCGCGAGTAGGCAACGGCTTGCGCAACGCTCTTCGACTGTTTCATCCTCTCCATCGAAGATTGAGTGGCCTTCAGAGAGGCCTTGGGTCCTACGCCTCGCACTGCTTGTGTTTTGTCAAAACCCAGTGAAAAGCTGAATGTGTTCTGCATCTGGGATGCGGAAGTGATCAAGGAGCGCCGGTATATCATCCCCTGCAGGGTTTCTGGCTGATACAAGTAGTTAACGGGAATGATTTTTTTCTCTTCGATGTAGTATTTTTTATCGTCAAGTTTCGCAAAGACGTTTTGTTTCGTGTTTGTATCCCAAAGAAGAAATGGGTCGATATTAATCACGTCATACCCGCGGCGGCTTGATTCCACGAATTCCAGAGTACGATCAAGAAGAAATGGGTCGTTGGCAGAAAGTTGAGCCTCCATTGCTTCGGTGGAATTATTGGGTGCCGGTCGCTCGTAGGTGATGCCGCCCAGGTTGAGCAGCATGCGTCCACTGGCAGATACTTTCACAATAAGGCGATTGCCTAGCGCAAATTGACCGGTAGCCGTGTACGTTTTCTGCGCGCGGCTTTCTACAATATCTGCAATTGCTATGCCGTCAGCACTGACAAATTTTACGAATGGGCTCCCGCCGAAACCCGACGAGAGATAGAGTGCCTCTTCCGGATTTTTGGGTTCCACAATAACCAGATGATTGAGCATGCTGTAGCGACCAGAGGCGAGACCCAGCAGCGCAGCGTTGCTGGCCTCCCAGACGTCAGACCCGGTCTGAGTCCCAATGAAATGAGGATCGTCATCTTGACGCCAAATTCCATCCAGCCTTAACCAACACAGCGATGCAAGACTCTCGTCGTCGTTTTGTTCAACCTCATCGAGACTGAAGCTGGCAAAGGCGCGCTGGGTAAACGGGTCAACTACATCCTGATTACGGTTATCTATACGATCTCTAGGGTTACCGCTAGGCGCTGATTCGACCCGTTTTTCGCAGCCAGTGAAAACACTGCTTTCTTCACTACCGAAAACTTGCACTGAGCAACTGAGCGCCAGTGCAAATAGTGGCACCGCTAGCCATTTCGAGTGGTGAGCTTTCATCCTTGATCTTCCGCGACAGGTTTATTTCAGGCGCAAATCGTGGCACCGCTATCCGGATCAATACCGATAGGGGTGCAATCAGCAGCCGGCACAGTCTGGGACGGCGGCTGTGGCGAGGTGTATACCGGTTGGGGTGGCGGTGGTGCTTGCACCGGTTGGGGTTGCGGTGGCACTTGCACCGGCTGCGTGGCTGGTTGCTGATACCCGGGATGAGTTTGCGGCGGCGGTGACTGAACGGTCTGCGGATGTAATTGTGGCTGCGGTTGTTGCGGATACGTCTGTGGATACGATTGCTGCGGCTGCATGGGTTGATACCCGCCACGCATCTGTGCCATGGCTGCAAGTTCCTGCTGCATATGCTGGGGATAGCTCAATTCACGCTGCTGCAATTCAAATTTAACCGGGCCAAAAGTGCCATCGACATGTACATCGATATTGCCATTGGGTTTAAGACTCATCGTGGACGGCCCAAGCAGTGGCAAGTCGTAACCGCTGTACTGTCCTACATTAACCTGCTTGATGTCCCTAACAACCACCATGCCCTTATTTACTTTAAGGACAAACAGATGCAGCCAAGGATCGATGACAATAGCCCTGCCCTGTTCGATGCGAATTTTTTTATTGATTATGGATATATTCCACAACCCGTCTATCACCAGGGGCGCGGTTTTTGGCACGTCGTAAGAATGAGGAAGGAAAGCATCCAAACTCGGTACCCCTGCGGCCTTCATGAGCATTTCGGCATAATCCTGCGCTTTCGCGGCGGATGAGAAGGCGACTATTGAGAGCAATACAGGCAACCTCAGGTAAGTTAAAAGTGGTCGCATAAGCGCAACGGCAGAGATTTTATTAGTCATCGCTCGATTTCTCGCATAAGATGCCACCGCCTTGCTCGATGTTCTCAGACCCATCTGTCTTCCACTGCATTTTCAAATAATTTCTAAAGTTATAGACCTATTTGGCGCAACGTGCATACTTCTTGTTGGCTCTAAAACCCTAGTTTTTATAGGGCAATATGACTCTCAGCCTAAAAAGTGCGTTTATTTGCCGGGATCGGCTTCTGCTCAATTGGGACTACTGAACCTGGGACACGTAGAGTTGGGAGGAAGTTAGGATGGCTCTTTGTGCGGGTGATTTTGAGCCGCATAAGCAGTTGCTCTTGTGGCTCTAGCTTTTCTAGAGAGCTGATCTAGCAAGCACATTCGTGGTAGAATTTTCGGCCTCAAATCAGCAGGCGGTCCACCCTGACAGCCCACACTAAATCTACTGTCATTATGGGAGATACAACATCCATTTACGTAAAAGAATTCTAGTCACAGGTGGAGCAGGCTTTGTCGGCTCACACTTGTGTCGCCGCCTGCTCGCCGAAGGCAATGAAGTGATCTGCGTCGATAATTTCTATACAGGAACAAAGGACAATATCCTGGACCTGTTGGCGAACCCATACTTCGAGCTTTTGCGCCACGACGTAACGTTTCCTCTCTACATAGAAGTGGACGAGATTTACAATCTTGCGTGCCCCGCTTCTCCCGTTCATTATCAATACGATCCTGTCCAAACCACCAAAACCAGTGTGCATGGCGCGATCAATATGCTGGGGTTGGCGAAAAGAAATAACGCCAAGATATTGCAGGCATCCACCAGTGAAGTCTATGGCGACCCTCAGGTACACCCGCAGGCAGAGGGTTATTGGGGGCACGTGAATCCTATCGGTATTCGGTCTTGTTACGACGAAGGAAAGCGCTGCGCCGAGACGTTGTTTTTTGATTACCATCGACAGCACAAACTGCAGATCAAAGTGGCACGTATCTTCAACACCTATGGCCCGAATATGCATCCGAATGACGGGCGGGTTGTGTCGAACTTTATTATGCAATCATTGCGCAGTGATCCGATCACAATCTTTGGCGATGGCACTCAAACTCGGTCCTTCTGCTATGTTGATGACTTGGTGGGAGGACTGATAGCGCTGATGAGCACCGGGGAAGACATTACCGGCCCTATAAATCTCGGTAATCCCAACGAATTTACAATGCTTGCGCTCGCCGAGAAGATTGTTACCTTAACGGGCTCTAAATCCGAGCTGGTTTTCAAGCCCTTACCCCAGGACGATCCGGTACAGCGACAACCGGACATTAGCGTTGCCAGACGGGATCTAAACTGGGAGCCGCTTGTCCAGTTGGAAGAGGGATTGAGTAAGGCTATCCCCTACTTCAAGAGCCTGGCTGGCTAGCTTGCTGACTGGACCCAAGAAGCCCTAAACAGTCCTGAACTGCGCTTAGCGTCGATGTAAGCGCTTTACACCAATACTCACTAAAATACCCGCAACTAGCACGAGGAATGGTAAAGGCAAGGTTGGGACTGGCGTCGGTATGGCAGTCGGTGTCAGGGTAGGTGTCGCTATTGGTGTTGCGATCGGAATGGGGCCAGGAATCAGTGGAGGGATAGCTGTCGGCACTAACGGCAACTGCAGGCTAACAAGCGTACCCCAAGCATAAATGCTCTCCTGATACGACGGCCCAACTGCCGGGATCACCTCCGCTTCACCGAACCTCAAATTCAGAGGACGATTTAAGTTAGTCACTGCGAAGCCTGTGCCAACAATGTCATCGTCTAACAGTACAAGATCACGGACATTGCCAGTCACTCGCGATGCTCCCTGGAAGAACAGGTTAAAATCAAACGGAGACACAGTGACGCTGCGATCCTCGAGGTAGTCTTCGGGATTAGAGGCGTTGAGTGGCTGAACATTACTGAAATTAATCACCACATCCGTTAAATCTCCACCCAGACCCGCGGGCGTTGGTGCTGTCGCGGCTAGTAGTCGAATAACTTCCTTATTGGCGACAGCGTTGTTTGACTTGTAAACAGCTACGGCATCAGATGTGGTTGATGCGGTAGACGAGCTAATAGAAACACCCGATGGATCGTATGTGCCAGCATTGCCTGCACCGGCCTCAATGGCTAACGAATGTAATACTGAGCCGAAGTTACCAATTCGCGCATCTGAAGCAAGAAAAGCATTATCTTGCATATCGATAACATCACTCGAGTCCGTTTGATCTGTATCGATAATGAAGTGAACCGTGAATTGATCGCCGATCTGAACCTCGTCGAAATCCCCACCAGTGATGATTACTGTGTCAGTAGGGTCAAACGTGGTTTTTCTGTCGATCTGAAATACAGCCTCGAATTGCACCAGCTCGGCATGGACAGGAGCGCTCGACAGCAAGAGCCAGAAAGATAATCCGAGACCCATCCGAACAGAAATTTTCTTCAACATATGTCACCCTTTTTATTTGACCGCCATTCACACCTCCGTTCAAAGATAGCGCACAATCGCGCCCACGTGAACGACATATTTTGGCCGCGGCACCCCACCGCCCCCCAGCCACTCCTAGGCGGCAGGTCGGCCCGCCATTCCCGGCTATTTTCAGTAAATACAGGTGTTCCCCGTAAATGGTGAGGAGCCGAACTCCGCTGCACCGGGCGTTCTGTGATATGCATCACATCTGGGCGCTGAAAAACCGAAAAGTCGAGATAACAGTTAAAGCCGCCACTGCGTCACTGTAGGATTTGCTACATGTGGAAAACCTCGGGTATTTTGACGTCTCCCGAACGAATAGACTTGCTGAGCGACTATGGGTTTGTCTCAACTAATAAGAAAACAGGTACTGTTGGCGCTGACGGTGGGCCTGGTGTGCAGCGCGGCCCTGGCCGATCTTTCCGTTGCCTTGCGTTCTGATAATTCAGACGGCCCCATCAGCCTGCCCGGTGCCGTGATTTCTGCCGTACCTCTTGATAGCCAACTCAGCGAGGGTGTCACTGCCCCACCGCGGGACATGGCACAGGAAAATCGGCAGTTCAGGCCCTATATACTGGCCACCCAGGTGGGTGCACCTGTCCACTTCCCCAATCGCGACCCTATCGCACACCACGTCTACTCGTTCTCGCAAACCAAGACCTTTGAATTGCCTCTTTATCGTGAAGATACGCCCGAGCCCATTATATTCAATGAGCCAGGAGTTGTGCCGCTGGGCTGCAATATCCACGACTGGATGCTCGGCTACATCGTCGTCGTGGACACACCGTTCTATACCCAAATGACAGGTGCCGAAGCCGTACTCAAAAACCTGCCGCCGGGAGAATACGAGATCGCCGTCTGGCACCCGTCACTGCATCCTGAAGAGACGCTTGGCAAGATAGTCACAGTTACCGGAAAGGATCAGCTTGAGACTCTCGTCCTTCACTTCAAAAGGAGAAAAGTGTCACAACCAGAGGCGCCTGAACCTCGGCTGGATGAGTGGGATGATTACTGAGAACTGCAGACAGTTCCTACCCGCTTTCCTGGCTGCGATTCTGGCCGCCACTCCGCTTCATTCCCATGGAGAAGAAGTACGCAAGAAAGGACTTCAGGTCTCTGGCCTGGTTGATACACAGCTATCCTTTAATGACGGGGAAGAAAGTTGGTTACAGCGAGGCCCGGGCAAGTTCCGTTACGATGAGAGTGATTCCGGCGACCTCCAGCTGAACCAGCTGGCACTGGGTCTACGCTACTCCTTCAATCTAGAATCCCACATCAAGATAGCAGCGCACTATTACCCCGACCCGGACAGTTCGGTGGAGCTCACAGAAGCCTACTGGCAGCATCGCTCCATGAACAGCAAGTCGTGGCGATCACGCTACCGCATTGGCGCATTCCACCCCGAGTTTTCGCTCGAAAATCGGGGCAAATTCTGGACATCGCCGTACACCTTGAACAGCTCTTTCATCAACACATGGATTGGCGAAGAGATACGGACGATAGGCGCCGAAGGTAAATGGACCTGGTCCGGGCGGGACTCAAAAGGCACCCAGCACCGGGTCAGTTTCACGGGAGCCCTGTTCGGATTCAACGACCCTATGGGGGCTATGATCTCCTGGCGCGGCTGGGCCGGCCACGACCGGCAAACGGGCATCAACGGCACTCTGCCGGCTCGAGAGCTGCCAATTCTGGAGCCCCAACCTGGCGGGTCCGAGCTGAGCCCCGACTTCGAGCCCTTCATGGAAATCGACGACAGGCCAGGCTACTACCTCGCTGCCACATGGGAATTACCCAGAACGCTCGAAGTTCAGGCTGTGTTCTACGATAATCTGGCAGACGACGAATTGCTTGAGGACGGTCAGTACGGCTGGCGCACCTGGTTCTACCAGATTGGTGCAAAGTGGCAGTTACCGGGCGATTTCACCCTGCTCAGCCAGGTCCTTCGCGGCAATACCATCATGAATGTCGATGTTGTCGACAACGACTTTGAGTCGGCTTACCTGATGTTGGTCAAAACCCATGGCCGCCACCGGTTAGCAGCGCGCTGGGAATACAGCGAAGTTATCGATCTCGACGACACTGACATTGATTATAACGATGAGGAAGGTGACGCCTGGACTCTGGCATACTCTTATCTATTGCCAAAGAACTGGAAGTTCTCAATAGAAGGCACGCGCCGTTACTCTAACCAGAAAAGCCGTATTTACTTTTCAGAACCAACCCGGATGACAGAAAAGCAGCTGTTGCTTAGCGTCCGGTATTACTACTGATACATTGGCAGCACTGACGAAATGCTGATTTTTATAAACACAATTCAGGGGGTTCGGTGATAACCATGAAGCTACACAGTCGAATATTCCTGTTACTCATGTCCCTGCTGCTGGGTCTGGCGATCGCGAGCATGGGCTTCCTGTACAGTTCGGCGCGAGAAAATGTCGAGCTGGAGACTGAACAGCGCCTGGTCACGGCGCAACGCTCGTTCACGGACTCCCTGCAAAACCAGCAGACTTTTTTAAGCCAGAACGTAGTGACGGTTGCCCGTGACTGGGGCTTGCGCCAGGCCGTAGGTCAGCGCGATACCGAGACCATGGAGAGCGTACTGGCAAACCACAGTCGACGCATAGGCGCTGACGTCGCGCTTTTTGTCGATAGCCAGGGGACGATGCTGGCGAGCACCGATCTCGACATTGACCATCTACCTGATGAACTCTGGTCATTCCTGAACAACGAGAACGAACAGCGACTCGGGTTGGCGAAACTCGCAGGCAGGTATTATCAGCTGGTTTTCGTCGAAGTTATGGCACCGCTATCCATGGGCTGGATCGGCATGGGGTTCGTGGTCGACGACGCACTTGCCATGCATCACAGTCAGGTGACAGGCGTGGACATCAGCTTTATGGAGACAGCCGAATCCGGTTTCGCATTTGTTGGCAGTTCACTCAATGCTGACCAAAAAAAGGCAATTAACGATAAAGGCGTCATTACTCAGGGCATCTGGCAAGTCAGCTCGCCGGGGTGGGAAGACCTGGCCCTCTACAGCGAGCTCGGCAATCACGCCGCCGGCCTGGGTGTGCTACTACAGAGTTCGCTGAACGAACCCCTCGCCCGCTTCCAGTCCTGGTGGATGAGCCTCCTAAGCATCTACCTGGCGATTACCCTTCTCGCACTTGGTCTTGCCTATGTTTTCGCGCGTGGCATCACGCGCCCGTTACACACCCTGATGAAGGCCGCGGGCGACATCGCGCGAGGCGACTATTCAACGCCACTGGACAGTAAGCGTCGTGATGAAATCGGGTTCCTTTCACGCTCCTTTGCCCACATGCAGGGCGCAATCTCCGAACGTGAGAACGAAATTCAGTACCAAGCACACCATGACAGTATCACTGACGCCTTGAATCGTGCAGGTTTCATTCACCGGCTACAGGACGAAATCAAGGTGGCCGATGAAAAAGGAACGCACCTGATCGTAGCTTGCTGTGGCCTCAATCACTTCAAAGATATCAACGATTCACTGGGGCACAATTGGGGCGACAAACTACTGGCAATCATCACGGAGCGCCTGGAGCAGCGATTTAACAAGCACTGTATCGCCAACCTCAATTCCAGTGAATTCGCCGTACTCATAAGTACCGATCGCGTAACCAACGCCTATCACTTGGCCGAGCAAATTCACCAGTGTTTCGCCAATGAATTCAATATTCGCGGTATTGCGCTGTCTGTCTCTTCAACCATAGGCATTGCGGCATATCCAGAGAATGCTCCAGACGCACAAGGTCTGCTTCGGCTCGCGAGCGTAGCTGCAAACGAGGCGAAGCAAAGGCACCTGACCACTATGGTCTACGACCCTGCCCTGGACCAAAACAGTATCAAGCGCCTGACCCTTATGAGCGAACTGCCGAGTGCTGTCAGAAATGGCGACCTGGAGCTGTACTACCAGCCACAGGTTTCAGCACTAGCCGAACAGAGAACTGTACACGGTGTAGAGTGCCTGGTGCGCTGGAAGCATGCTGATTTAGGCTTCGTCCCCCCGGATGAGTTTATCGGGCTGGCCGAAAAAACAGGCTATATTGTGGAATTGACTGAATGGGTGCTGACGCAAGCGCTTGCCCAGTTTGCCATCTGGCGCAAACAAAAATACCACCTGACCCTATCGGTAAACATCTCCGCCCTTGATATTCAGCGCGAGGGTTTCGAGGAACTGCTGCTCAACTTACTTCAATCTCACCAGATACCGGCCGAGATGCTAACGCTCGAGATCACGGAGAGCGCAGCGATGCGCGATCCCGAAGCCTCTATCGCTCAACTGAAAAAGTTACACAAACTGGGCGTAAGGCTGGCCATCGACGACTATGGCGCCGGGTACTCTTCGCTTGCATACCTGAAGAAAATGCCTGTTCACGAACTGAAGATCGATAAAAGTTTCGTAACCGAGTTGGATCGCGACAAAGACGACGAGACTATCGTGCGCTCGACCATTGAGCTTGGGCACAACATGGGCTTAGCTGTTGTCGCAGAGGGTGTTGAAGACGCTCGAGTGGCATGGGAACTGGAGCGACTGGGCTGCGATATCTTGCAAGGTTACTACGTGTCCAAGCCACTCCCGGTGGCCAGCCTTAACCAATGGCTACAGGAGAATTCCCGACAAGTGCCTTCTGTGACACGCATCGTCGACAAGGTGCTCAAGACTTAGCCTATCAGGCAGCGGACCTCATCATTACGTAAAACGGGCTTAGTACTCCCATCCAATACCCGTCGTCAGGGAATAGTCCCTGCTGGCTTCAGAATTCTCCGCTGCATTGTCGGTAGCGGCCCAGGCAGTGATATGCCAGTAAAGATCCTCGATCAGCTCCCAGCGTAGCCGGATATTGGTATTGGAGCGAACTCGCTCCGTTCCAGTTTTCCAGCGCCAGTTTATCGTTATCCTCATAGCTGGCAAATACAGCACGAAAGCTATCGGCACGGTGCTTGCGCCACACATCCCGAAAAGATCGACGCGGGTGGTAGAGGTAACGTCTTCCCTGGTCGCTGTTCGGTAACCTGCAACCCCTCCAGTTCGTGCTCGCCGAGTGTATCCAGAAGTACAACCTGTCCTACAGCGCGCTTTCAGCCAGGGATCGATA includes the following:
- a CDS encoding EAL domain-containing protein encodes the protein MKLHSRIFLLLMSLLLGLAIASMGFLYSSARENVELETEQRLVTAQRSFTDSLQNQQTFLSQNVVTVARDWGLRQAVGQRDTETMESVLANHSRRIGADVALFVDSQGTMLASTDLDIDHLPDELWSFLNNENEQRLGLAKLAGRYYQLVFVEVMAPLSMGWIGMGFVVDDALAMHHSQVTGVDISFMETAESGFAFVGSSLNADQKKAINDKGVITQGIWQVSSPGWEDLALYSELGNHAAGLGVLLQSSLNEPLARFQSWWMSLLSIYLAITLLALGLAYVFARGITRPLHTLMKAAGDIARGDYSTPLDSKRRDEIGFLSRSFAHMQGAISERENEIQYQAHHDSITDALNRAGFIHRLQDEIKVADEKGTHLIVACCGLNHFKDINDSLGHNWGDKLLAIITERLEQRFNKHCIANLNSSEFAVLISTDRVTNAYHLAEQIHQCFANEFNIRGIALSVSSTIGIAAYPENAPDAQGLLRLASVAANEAKQRHLTTMVYDPALDQNSIKRLTLMSELPSAVRNGDLELYYQPQVSALAEQRTVHGVECLVRWKHADLGFVPPDEFIGLAEKTGYIVELTEWVLTQALAQFAIWRKQKYHLTLSVNISALDIQREGFEELLLNLLQSHQIPAEMLTLEITESAAMRDPEASIAQLKKLHKLGVRLAIDDYGAGYSSLAYLKKMPVHELKIDKSFVTELDRDKDDETIVRSTIELGHNMGLAVVAEGVEDARVAWELERLGCDILQGYYVSKPLPVASLNQWLQENSRQVPSVTRIVDKVLKT
- a CDS encoding UDP-glucuronic acid decarboxylase family protein, whose translation is MCRRLLAEGNEVICVDNFYTGTKDNILDLLANPYFELLRHDVTFPLYIEVDEIYNLACPASPVHYQYDPVQTTKTSVHGAINMLGLAKRNNAKILQASTSEVYGDPQVHPQAEGYWGHVNPIGIRSCYDEGKRCAETLFFDYHRQHKLQIKVARIFNTYGPNMHPNDGRVVSNFIMQSLRSDPITIFGDGTQTRSFCYVDDLVGGLIALMSTGEDITGPINLGNPNEFTMLALAEKIVTLTGSKSELVFKPLPQDDPVQRQPDISVARRDLNWEPLVQLEEGLSKAIPYFKSLAG
- a CDS encoding MAC/perforin domain-containing protein; the protein is MKAHHSKWLAVPLFALALSCSVQVFGSEESSVFTGCEKRVESAPSGNPRDRIDNRNQDVVDPFTQRAFASFSLDEVEQNDDESLASLCWLRLDGIWRQDDDPHFIGTQTGSDVWEASNAALLGLASGRYSMLNHLVIVEPKNPEEALYLSSGFGGSPFVKFVSADGIAIADIVESRAQKTYTATGQFALGNRLIVKVSASGRMLLNLGGITYERPAPNNSTEAMEAQLSANDPFLLDRTLEFVESSRRGYDVINIDPFLLWDTNTKQNVFAKLDDKKYYIEEKKIIPVNYLYQPETLQGMIYRRSLITSASQMQNTFSFSLGFDKTQAVRGVGPKASLKATQSSMERMKQSKSVAQAVAYSRTKKYTLILDYAYTSLSEDFIDAVDDARTNFRYQALIDKFGTHYPYAVTYGASAKLTKNMTSESYSQTLTESSKVAGEKGLNTGSGNFSVALSDMNGKSGTSENEEIEFIAVGGNGSWNQDGYMAGDSHPPVLLHLRPIWELLNPMYFPAQPEIYQVVRKNLEGAVNRYADSIQGDISSESLVANIKPAKKAPMEKWHIRLAEVYCTGKKVGQVKSAIVKTTIRIESDAKQTQKTSQATTKVDCKKKYSKTKHKLVASSKAQLSFTATREQLKNTRILYDVEWKYDGTLFKKHWNKETKDDPYGTSDHPLKSGKVKENKSHSYNVTFGESKWPDIKLKFVVDRLKDTQ
- a CDS encoding methylamine utilization protein, whose protein sequence is MGLSQLIRKQVLLALTVGLVCSAALADLSVALRSDNSDGPISLPGAVISAVPLDSQLSEGVTAPPRDMAQENRQFRPYILATQVGAPVHFPNRDPIAHHVYSFSQTKTFELPLYREDTPEPIIFNEPGVVPLGCNIHDWMLGYIVVVDTPFYTQMTGAEAVLKNLPPGEYEIAVWHPSLHPEETLGKIVTVTGKDQLETLVLHFKRRKVSQPEAPEPRLDEWDDY